One stretch of Streptomyces sp. MMBL 11-1 DNA includes these proteins:
- the cutA gene encoding divalent-cation tolerance protein CutA produces the protein MTAPPAWLTVLTTTDSEDKADALARSAVEARLAACAQISAPVTSVYRWQNAIESTEEWQVLFKTTAERYDELEAHLQREHDYETPEIIALPVIRGSARYLGWVTAETAPPAAL, from the coding sequence ATGACAGCGCCGCCGGCATGGCTGACCGTACTGACCACGACCGACAGCGAGGACAAGGCCGACGCCCTGGCCCGGTCGGCGGTGGAGGCCAGGCTGGCGGCCTGCGCGCAGATCTCCGCCCCCGTCACCTCCGTCTACCGGTGGCAGAACGCCATCGAGTCGACAGAGGAATGGCAGGTGCTCTTCAAGACGACGGCGGAACGCTACGACGAACTGGAGGCACACCTCCAGCGGGAGCACGACTACGAGACGCCGGAGATCATCGCCCTGCCGGTGATCCGGGGCAGCGCCCGCTACCTCGGCTGGGTGACGGCGGAGACGGCGCCCCCGGCTGCCCTGTGA
- a CDS encoding gamma-glutamylcyclotransferase family protein: MTAAMTMMTAPGGPVAGELPFFVYGTLLPGEPNHDLFLRGRTAGERPAVLPRALLYDGPGYPYAIDGHGRVHGTLLVAAPGVYGELLGLLDHLEEFLGPGHPRNLYERVVREVELPGQGASEAGEPARAWVYLAAAAVTRSLRTGGVLIPGGRWTTGRAVDGP; the protein is encoded by the coding sequence GTGACGGCGGCCATGACCATGATGACCGCCCCCGGCGGCCCGGTCGCCGGCGAGCTGCCCTTCTTCGTGTACGGAACGCTGCTGCCGGGCGAACCCAACCACGACCTGTTCCTCCGGGGCCGCACGGCGGGGGAGCGGCCTGCCGTGCTGCCCCGGGCCCTGCTCTACGACGGCCCCGGCTACCCGTACGCGATCGACGGCCACGGCCGTGTCCACGGCACGCTGCTCGTCGCCGCGCCGGGGGTGTACGGGGAACTGCTCGGGCTGCTGGACCACCTGGAGGAGTTCCTCGGCCCCGGCCACCCGCGCAACCTGTACGAACGCGTCGTCCGCGAGGTCGAGCTGCCGGGTCAGGGGGCGTCGGAGGCGGGGGAGCCCGCGCGGGCCTGGGTCTACCTTGCCGCGGCCGCCGTCACCCGCTCGCTGCGGACCGGCGGCGTCCTCATCCCCGGGGGCCGGTGGACCACCGGCCGCGCGGTGGACGGCCCCTGA
- a CDS encoding vancomycin high temperature exclusion protein encodes MRGKSGQAGEGRKALGRWLRERRRPGRPVPRLPARLWARLWDRSVPLPAARLRLPARSRLPSWPVVRLPRTRRVQRRLAQGLMVACALALAPATWMRLEAGDRVGTTAGAPAREVAVVFGAGLWEGRPTPYLAHRLDAAAELYRTGKVKVVLVTGDNSRAEYDEPDAMRTYLTGRGVPDERIVSDYAGFDSWDSCVRAKKIFGVDRAVLVSQGFHIHRAVALCRSAGIDAYGVGVDEPRDVTWYYGGARELAASGKAALDALLRPDPRFLGPKERGVAEALAVGTR; translated from the coding sequence GTGCGTGGGAAGAGCGGGCAGGCCGGGGAGGGACGGAAGGCGCTCGGGCGGTGGCTGAGGGAGCGCCGGCGGCCGGGCCGGCCCGTGCCGCGACTGCCGGCCCGGCTGTGGGCCCGGCTGTGGGACAGGTCCGTGCCGCTGCCGGCGGCCCGGCTGCGACTGCCCGCCCGGTCCCGGTTGCCGTCGTGGCCCGTGGTGCGGCTGCCGCGCACCCGGCGGGTGCAGCGGCGGCTGGCGCAGGGGCTGATGGTCGCCTGTGCGCTGGCCCTGGCGCCCGCGACCTGGATGCGGCTGGAGGCCGGCGACCGGGTGGGCACGACGGCCGGGGCTCCGGCGCGGGAGGTCGCGGTGGTGTTCGGCGCCGGGCTGTGGGAGGGCCGGCCGACCCCGTACCTCGCACACCGGCTGGACGCGGCGGCTGAGTTGTACCGCACCGGGAAGGTGAAGGTCGTGCTGGTCACCGGGGACAACAGCCGGGCGGAGTACGACGAGCCGGACGCGATGCGCACGTATCTCACCGGACGCGGAGTGCCCGACGAGCGGATCGTGAGCGATTACGCCGGGTTCGACTCCTGGGACTCCTGCGTCCGGGCCAAGAAGATCTTCGGGGTCGACCGGGCGGTGCTGGTGAGCCAGGGCTTCCACATCCACCGGGCGGTCGCCCTGTGCCGGTCGGCCGGGATCGACGCGTACGGCGTCGGGGTCGACGAGCCACGGGACGTCACCTGGTACTACGGCGGCGCCCGGGAGCTGGCGGCCTCCGGCAAGGCCGCGCTGGACGCCCTGCTCCGGCCCGACCCGCGGTTCCTGGGACCCAAGGAGCGGGGCGTGGCGGAGGCGCTGGCCGTCGGGACACGCTGA